In Eretmochelys imbricata isolate rEreImb1 chromosome 14, rEreImb1.hap1, whole genome shotgun sequence, a genomic segment contains:
- the LOC144275188 gene encoding olfactory receptor 6N1-like, with product MADCRNQTAITEFFLLGFGDLPDLQILLFLMFLVVYMATVVGNTLIVVLVVADQHLHSPMYFFLGNLSCVEICYTSAILPRMLASLLTGDKTISVSGCITQLYFFGSLAGTECYLLAAMSYDRYLAICKPLHYSTLMNIRFSFQLAAGSWLNGLWAITVLVLFLSQLIFCGPNEIDHFYCDAIPLIELSCSDTHQVILADFILACVFTLPPFLLTLISYMCIIATILRIPSTTGRQKAFSTCSSHLIVVTIFYGTLMIVYMLPKRDTLRDLIKVVSLCYTVLTPLVNPLIYSLRNREVKEALRKAVSKCGFRKNVQRL from the coding sequence atggcagactgcagaaaccaaacagccatcactgaattcttcctcctgggattcggggatctccctgacctgcaaattcttctcttcctgatgttcctagtggtctacatggcaaccgtggttgggaacaccctcattgtggtgctcgttgtggctgaccagcatcttcacagccccatgtacttcttcctggggaatttgtcctgtGTAGAGATTTGCTACACCTCAGCCATCCTGCcccggatgctggccagtctcctgactggggacaaaaccatctcagtcagtggctgcataacacaactgtatttctttgggTCTCTGGCAGGTACAGAATGCTATCTCCTAGCAGCGATGTcctatgatcggtatttagcgatatgtaaacccctccactattcaactcttatgaatatcaggttttccttccagttggctgctggctcctggttAAATGGTCTTTGGGCTATTACCGTCTTGGTcttattcctatcacagttaatattctgtggcccaaatgaaattgaccatttctattgtgatgcCATTCCACtgatagagctctcctgcagtgacacccaccaGGTCATACTGGCGGATTTCATACTAGcctgtgtattcaccctgcctccattcctactaaccctgatatcctacatgtgcatcatcgctaccatcctgagaatcccttccaccaccgggaggcaaaaggccttttccacgtgctcctctcacctcattgtggtgacaattttctatggaaccctaatgattgtctacatgctaccgaaacgtgatacactgagagacctaatCAAAGTGGTCTCTCTTTGCTACacggtcctgactcccctggtaaaccccctcatctacagcctgagaaacagagaggtcaaggaagctttgaggaaagcagtcAGCAAATGTGGCTTTCgcaaaaacgtgcagagactATGA